The Leptospira sp. WS60.C2 genome includes the window CTGGTGTCAGCGGACTTGTTGGGTTTGCGATTTTCTTTTTCTTAAAACCAGTGACAAAACATTTAGATAACAAAACAGATCGAAAAGCCTTTCACCATTTATTTGCCACACTCACAGAGTCAAAATACCTTCCATCGTTTGTAGCAACCACCTTACTAGCAACAGGTGGATTTATGCTGATGCCTTTTGGATCTGCTTTTTCAGTTCACAACTTGGGGATGCGTTTGGAAGATTTACCTTTGATTTATATGGTGACGGGTTTGGTTTCGATGATCGGTGGGCCTGTCATGGGAAGACTCAGTGATTCGATTGGAAAGTACAATATGTTTTTCTTTGCCTCATCGACTGCGGCGATTGTCATCGTTTATTTTACAAGACTCGGAGTGACTCCGCTACCCACAGTGATCTTCATTAATTCTCTTTTATTTGTCTTCATTGCTGCGAGGATGATTTCTGCGAATGCACTCAATTCAGCTGTTCCTGAACTACACGATCGGGGTGCCTTTATGGCGATCAGTTCCTCCATCCAACAAATTTCTGGTGGGATTGCTGCTAGTGTCGCAGGGCTCATAGTGATCCAAACTCCGAATGGGTATTTGGAGCGATATGAAGTGTTAGGTTATGTGGTGGCGACAGCGATAGTCTGTACAATTCTAATCATGTACAAAGTGAATGAAATGATTTCAGAAAAGAAATAAAAGGATGATACAGTAAACTCGTAACCCAAGGAGACACAATCCTCCAAGGGTTTTGAATTTCCGACGAGAGAAATTAGGATTGGTTTATTTGTTCGCCAATTCCTTTGCAAGATCCACTAACAGACGCACACCATAACCAGTGGGTCCATGGAATTGGGTTCCCGATTTTTTCTTTCTCCAAGCCGCGCCAGCAATGTCGATATGAGCCCAATTGATGGATTCATCTACGAACTTAGAAAGGAATACACCGGCGGAAATCGTACCTGCCCCTTTTCCACCACCAGTGATGTTTTTGAGATCTGCGATGTCTGACTTTAAGTCTTCCCCGTATTCTTCCCAAAGAGGGAGTTCCCAAACTCGA containing:
- a CDS encoding MFS transporter, which produces MDFKFTPYHVFVVGLLAFLQFTVVLDFMILSPLGVLVMSELQIPTEKFGYVVSAYAFSAGVSGLFAAGFADRFDRKKLLLFFYTGFVIATFLCGIAIRYEFLLFVRILTGMFAGVLSSISFAIVADLFPLQVRGRVMGFIMTAFAASQVFGLPIGIYISNLWGWQSPFLLIAGVSGLVGFAIFFFLKPVTKHLDNKTDRKAFHHLFATLTESKYLPSFVATTLLATGGFMLMPFGSAFSVHNLGMRLEDLPLIYMVTGLVSMIGGPVMGRLSDSIGKYNMFFFASSTAAIVIVYFTRLGVTPLPTVIFINSLLFVFIAARMISANALNSAVPELHDRGAFMAISSSIQQISGGIAASVAGLIVIQTPNGYLERYEVLGYVVATAIVCTILIMYKVNEMISEKK